The Macaca thibetana thibetana isolate TM-01 chromosome 11, ASM2454274v1, whole genome shotgun sequence genome window below encodes:
- the TAS2R10 gene encoding taste receptor type 2 member 10, which translates to MLSVVEGIFIFVVISESVFAVLGNGFIGLVNCIDCAKNKLSTIGFILTGLAISRIFLIWLIITDGFIRIFSPDIYASGNLIEYISYFWVISNQSSMWFATSLSIFYFLKIANFSNYIFLWLKSRTNRVLPLLMGFLLISCLLNFAYIAKILNDFKMKNDTVWRLNIFKNEYFVKQILLNLGVIFFFTLSLITSVLLIISLWRHNRQMQSNVTGLRDSNTEAHVKAMKVLISFIILFILYFIGIAIEISYFTVPENKLLLMFGMTTTAIYPWGHSFILILGNSKLKQASLRVLQQLKCCEKRKSLRAT; encoded by the coding sequence ATGCTAAGTGTAGTGGAAGGCATCTTCATTTTTGTTGTAATTAGTGAGTCAGTATTTGCGGTTTTAGGGAATGGATTTATTGGACTTGTAAACTGCATTGACTGTGCCAAGAATAAGTTATCTACAATTGGCTTTATTCTCACCGGCTTAgctatttctagaatttttctgATATGGCTAATAATTACAGATGGATTCATACGGATATTCTCTCCAGATATATATGCTTCTGGTAACCTAATTGAATATATTAGTTACTTTTGGGTAATTAGTAATCAATCAAGTATGTGGTTTGCCACCAGCCTCAGCATCTTCTATTTCCTGAAGATAGCAAATTTTTCCAACTACATATTTCTCTGGTTGAAGAGTAGAACAAATAGGGTTCTTCCCCTTCTGATGGGATTCTTACTTATTTCATGCTTACTTAATTTTGCATATATTGCGAAGattcttaatgattttaaaatgaagaatgacACAGTCTGGCGtctcaacatatttaaaaatgaatactttgTTAAGCAGATTTTGCTAAATCTGGgagtcattttcttctttacactATCCCTAATTACAAGTGTTTTGTTGATCATTTCCCTTTGGAGACACAACAGGCAGATGCAATCAAATGTGACAGGACTGAGAGACTCCAACACTGAAGCTCATGTGAAGGCAATGAAAGTTTTAATATCTTTCATCATCCTCTTTATCTTGTATTTTATAGGCATAGCCATAGAAATATCGTATTTTACTGTGCCAGAAAACAAACTGTTGCTTATGTTTGGAATGACAACCACAGCCATCTATCCCTGGGGTCACTCATTTATCTTAATTCTAGGAAACAGCAAGCTAAAGCAAGCCTCTTTGAGGGTACTACAGCAATTGAAGTGCTGTGAGAAAAGGAAAAGCCTCAGAGCCACATAG